The Primulina huaijiensis isolate GDHJ02 chromosome 12, ASM1229523v2, whole genome shotgun sequence genome has a window encoding:
- the LOC140989842 gene encoding trihelix transcription factor DF1-like yields the protein MMLGVSGLMSGDGAAAADALEGGGASGGSSEVGASSSIPGGSLEDSERSGGGGGGKRWPRQETLALLKIRSDMDVTFRDSSLKGPLWDEVSRKMAELGFYRSAKKCKEKFENVYKYHKRTKDGRASKPDGKTYRFFDQLQALETSPPLPFSPPPPRTQPPATTVMTAPPPIAVNFPMPSHVGTVPSISPNPLSMLPPNTVIQTSNNPINNTPPFQPSINTSNLPQAHPFQSSHDHHILTSLLSNSSSSSTSSDEDIQRRRGKKRKWKDFVESLMKEVVHKQEELQKKFLETLEKRERDRMAREEAWRIQETARMNREHDLMVQERSIAAAKDAAVIAFLQKVSEQHNLQIPNISSNITAASQAVHPQPSPRQPAPSPPPPQQSTLPPPPAPPTQPVVTVTPRQILNTSKKDNGGSESFMPASSSRWPKTEIEALIKLRTNLDLKYQENGPKGPLWEEISAGMGKMGYNRSSKRCKEKWENINKYYKKVKESSKKRPEDSKTCPYFHQLEALHREKNKNDNPSFNLEYTTKQDNPMVPIMARPEQQWPNPNQQHQDLTLHDQDQDNESENNEEDDDIDDEDEEDAGGYEIVTNKQPSSMTNTTE from the exons ATGATGCTTGGCGTTTCTGGCCTCATGTCCGGTGACGGCGCTGCGGCAGCAGATGCGCTAGAGGGTGGTGGAGCTAGTGGTGGCAGCAGTGAGGTTGGCGCATCCAGCTCGATTCCTGGTGGGAGTTTGGAGGATAGTGAGAGAAGTGGCGGCGGAGGCGGTGGAAAACGGTGGCCGAGGCAAGAAACTTTGGCTTTGCTGAAAATTCGTTCTGATATGGATGTTACTTTTCGAGACTCCAGTCTCAAAGGTCCATTATGGGATGAAGTTTCCAG GAAAATGGCGGAGCTTGGATTTTATCGAAGTGCCAAGAAATGTAAAGAAAAATTCGAGAACGTTTATAAGTATCATAAAAGAACAAAAGACGGCCGAGCATCCAAGCCGGACGGGAAAACTTATCGTTTTTTCGATCAATTACAGGCGTTGGAAACCAGTCCGCCGCTTCCCTTCTCCCCTCCTCCACCCAGGACTCAGCCTCCGGCCACCACGGTAATGACGGCACCACCACCTATTGCTGTCAATTTTCCAATGCCATCACATGTTGGTACTGTTCCATCCATTAGTCCAAACCCTTTAAGTATGCTGCCACCAAACACAGTTATACAAACTTCCAACAATCCCATAAATAATACTCCTCCATTTCAACCATCAATAAATACTTCAAATCTTCCTCAAGCTCACCCTTTTCAATCCTCTCACGATCATCATATTTTGACGAGTCTGCTCTCAAattcttcctcttcatcaacTTCTTCCGACGAGGATATACAGAGGCGGCGGGGGAAGAAGAGGAAATGGAAGGATTTCGTCGAGAGTTTGATGAAAGAAGTGGTGCACAAGCAGGAGGAGTTGCAGAAGAAATTTTTGGAAACATTGGAGAAACGGGAAAGGGATCGTATGGCGAGAGAGGAGGCGTGGAGAATTCAAGAAACAGCAAGAATGAATCGAGAACATGATCTTATGGTTCAGGAGAGATCCATCGCCGCTGCCAAAGACGCGGCGGTTATCGCATTCTTGCAAAAGGTAAGCGAGCAGCACAATTTACAAATCCCAAATATTAGTAGTAATATCACAGCAGCATCACAAGCTGTGCATCCTCAACCCTCACCTCGTCAACCTGCACCATCGCCCCCTCCGCCGCAACAATCCACTCTCCCTCCACCACCAGCACCACCAACACAACCGGTAGTTACAGTTACCCCCAGACAAATCTTGAACACGTCAAAAAAAGACAACGGCGGGAGCGAAAGTTTCATGCCCGCGAGCTCCTCACGGTGGCCGAAGACGGAAATTGAAGCACTGATCAAACTCCGAACCAATCTCGATCTCAAATACCAGGAAAATGGGCCGAAGGGACCCCTTTGGGAAGAAATATCCGCCGGCATGGGGAAAATGGGATACAACCGAAGCTCTAAGCGATGTAAAgagaaatgggagaatattaacAAGTATTACAAGAAAGTAAAGGAGAGCAGCAAGAAGAGACCCGAAGACTCCAAGACATGCCCATATTTCCACCAACTCGAAGCTTTACAcagagagaaaaacaagaacgATAACCCCTCATTCAATCTCGAGTACACCACGAAGCAAGACAACCCAATGGTGCCAATAATGGCCCGGCCTGAACAGCAATGGCCGAATCCAAATCAACAGCATCAAGACCTCACCTTGCATGATCAGGATCAAGATAACGAAAGCGAGAATAACGAAGAAGACGACGATATCGATGATGAAGACGAAGAAGATGCAGGAGGCTATGAAATAGTCACAAACAAGCAGCCATCTTCAATGACAAACACGACAGAATAA